GACCCCAGCCAGAACCTCTAACCCATGGATCTTGAAGACCAGAGTTAGGTCCACCTACAGCAATACCTGCTGGAGCTGGTGGGAAGCTTTCATCTATCTGATGAGAATATACACGGTGATGTGGATTCTCAGCATAATAGCTACCATATCTAGTAACATAAGCAATTTCTAATGGGTTACGTCCTAGAATATAATCCATAGCTTCAATCATTGCATCTATATATTTTGCATTACCAGTATAATCATATGCATAACCTTGAACAATTGCTGAGTTCAAGATAAAGGAGTTTGACCCCCATGGATATCCTTCAATATTAAGATCATCTAATACTATTGGACTTTGTTTAATTAGAGGACCATAGCCTTGTTCTTCTTGTACCCCTATAGAATAATCAGCAGCAGCAATAATACTAGCTCTAGCTTCTTGAATTTGATTTTCTGTAAGGTCATTAGGAACAAGTGCTAAACTTAGTGTACCTAGTGAATGTACATTACCCCAGTTAAATTCACCAATAGTAGCTACTTCTTCTCCTCTATCTAAATAGTTTGGTACTTCAAGGAAGTATTTAGAACCTTCGATATAGTTTCTATATTCAGCTTTACCTGTTGTAATAAACAATTCTGCAGCTGCCCAGTAGAATTCATCATCTACATAGTTATCTCCATAAGGGCCACCACCTATAGCTTCACCAAGTGGAGCAAAAATTGCAGGATTTTCTTGTGCTCCCTGCCATGCTCTTTCAGCAGCTACTAATAATTCATTTGCAAAAGCTGGGTCATAGTCTTCCCATAATCTTGAAGCTTGAGCCGCTGTTGCAGCAAGGTTTAATGTAGCAGCAGTTGTAGGTGGCTTAAGGATACGTTCTCTTAAATCTTGTGCCTCATGTGGATATATAGCTAAACCTGTCCAAGCATCATCATGCCCTTTATGGAAAGCCATACCTGCACGCTCATATCCTTGTGGAACCTGCATATGCAATAAACATTCCATTTTCCAACGAGTTTCATTTAATAAATCAGGTACGCCATCTCCACTTTCTGGAATATTAAGAGTGTTGTCACCATATACACTTGCATCATTATCTGTGTATAGAAGGCGCTCATACATATTCATAAGTGTCCAAACACTAATACCACCATTAACAACATATTTACCATGGTCACCAGCATCATACCAGCCACCTGTAGCATCTATTGTTAAGTTTACATTATATACCCAATCACCAGATTCTATTGTACTGGTGGTCATAATATCAGGATAATGACCTGCAGGACGCACGTATAGTGGATCTTCTGCATATGGCATTTCAATTGGAATACCACTTCTGTTGTAGTAGAAGTATTTTAATGAATCAAATGGCATTTGAGAATACATGTCTGTAGCAATATCAAATGGATAACTTTGTACACGTGATTCACTACCATGTACTGGCTGGCTATCTGCGTATAACATATAGCCTCTTCCTTCTACGTCAAAATCAGTAAAATCAATTATGTGAACATAATCTTCTGAGTCTTGATCAAAGCCAAATGGCTGAGTTCTACCACTAGCAACTTCTCTTCCAGAGCTGTCTTCTAACCACCAATTAACAGGCGTATTAGCCTGGTTTTGTCTAACATTCAAAGTAGCTCTTTTACGTCTATTAGGGAAATATCCTAATTGATTTACACGAATATCCCTATAAGCTGGCCTTGTTACTGGTGGATGACCAGGGAACTGTGGACTATATAAGCTTATTTCATGAAATTTAATTGTA
The Halanaerobiaceae bacterium ANBcell28 genome window above contains:
- a CDS encoding glycoside hydrolase family 9 protein, whose translation is MLRKSSSLFVLVILFVALVVLGSSVAADEIILEEFPPGQLLKRTTFEDGAGLPWHVCENPPAEMDFRFEDNAYVIDIIDPNGADGEIWDLQFRHRDLFLTAGHTYEVSFTVEADRSIEIYPKIGDQNDPYFEDWNPNQSWQRINLQANQVYTHNETFTATRTADVLEFAFHLANAPAGTTIKFHEISLYSPQFPGHPPVTRPAYRDIRVNQLGYFPNRRKRATLNVRQNQANTPVNWWLEDSSGREVASGRTQPFGFDQDSEDYVHIIDFTDFDVEGRGYMLYADSQPVHGSESRVQSYPFDIATDMYSQMPFDSLKYFYYNRSGIPIEMPYAEDPLYVRPAGHYPDIMTTSTIESGDWVYNVNLTIDATGGWYDAGDHGKYVVNGGISVWTLMNMYERLLYTDNDASVYGDNTLNIPESGDGVPDLLNETRWKMECLLHMQVPQGYERAGMAFHKGHDDAWTGLAIYPHEAQDLRERILKPPTTAATLNLAATAAQASRLWEDYDPAFANELLVAAERAWQGAQENPAIFAPLGEAIGGGPYGDNYVDDEFYWAAAELFITTGKAEYRNYIEGSKYFLEVPNYLDRGEEVATIGEFNWGNVHSLGTLSLALVPNDLTENQIQEARASIIAAADYSIGVQEEQGYGPLIKQSPIVLDDLNIEGYPWGSNSFILNSAIVQGYAYDYTGNAKYIDAMIEAMDYILGRNPLEIAYVTRYGSYYAENPHHRVYSHQIDESFPPAPAGIAVGGPNSGLQDPWVRGSGWGPGGMAPQKSYMDHIESWSTNECTINWNAPLAWVSSYLDLNGDGDTPPPPPENDGDLNGDGQVNSLDMTLLQRYILTIIDDSDIVGDPDINGDGVVNSLDVIALRNIIYNQ